From Tepidisphaeraceae bacterium:
CTGGACGGCAGGCAAGCTGCTCGACCTGTTAAAGCACCTGTGGATTCCCGTGCTCGTGCTCGCGCTCGATGGCACCGGCGGGATGATTCGGGTGATGCGGGCCAACATGCTCGACGAGCTGCGGAAGCCCTACGTCACCACCGCCCGCGCCAAGGGCATGCGACCGATGCGGCTGGTGCTTCGCTACCCGATGCGGCTGGCGCTCAACCCGTTCATCTCACGCGTCGGCAACCTCTTTCCGCAACTCATCAGCGGCGGGGCGATCGTCGCTATCGTACTAAGCCTGCCCACCGTCGGGCCGCTAATGCTTGAGGCGCTGCTGAATCAGGACATGTACCTCGCCGGCTCCCTATTGATGGTGCTGAGCGTGCTGGGCATTGTCGGCACGTTGGTCAGCGATCTGTTGCTGGTCGCGCTCGATCCGCGCATCCGGTTTGGCGGAGGGACGCGATGAGCCAGACGCTGCTTCAAAACCAATCCACCGCCGCCGCCACCGCTTCCGAACCTATGGAAGCACCTGAGCCCGCCGCGCCGCAACGCCCCGCGATGAGCCCGCGGCAGTTGCTGTTGCGGCGGTTCTTGCGGCACCGCCTGGCGGTGGCGGCCGTCGGGCTGCTAACGGGGCTTTACCTGATGGCCATCTTCGCTGACGTCGTGGCCGTCAACCCGGCGGGCCGTTACCACATCGACCAGGCCTACAGCCCGCCGCAGACGCCACGCTGGACACCGTCGCGCGGCTTGCACGCGCCGCTGCTCGTGCAGCAGATCGACCAGCAAACGCTGCGTCGCACCTACACGGCCGATCCGCATCGCGTGCTCCCGCTGACGTTTTTCGCCCGCGGAGAGCCTTACTCACTATGGGGATTGATCCCGCTGGAGCGGCGTCTGCTGGGCGTCGACCGCGCGGCGTGGTCCGGACCCAGTGAGCCGCCTCCACTGCTGCTGCTCGGCGGCGATCGTTACGGCCGCGACGTCTTCAGCCGCGTCGTCGCCGGTTCTCGCATCAGCCTATCTATCGGACTGGTCGGCGTCGCAATCACGTTCCTGCTGGGAGTGATCATCGGCGGGATCTCCGG
This genomic window contains:
- a CDS encoding ABC transporter permease; the protein is MSQTLLQNQSTAAATASEPMEAPEPAAPQRPAMSPRQLLLRRFLRHRLAVAAVGLLTGLYLMAIFADVVAVNPAGRYHIDQAYSPPQTPRWTPSRGLHAPLLVQQIDQQTLRRTYTADPHRVLPLTFFARGEPYSLWGLIPLERRLLGVDRAAWSGPSEPPPLLLLGGDRYGRDVFSRVVAGSRISLSIGLVGVAITFLLGVIIGGISGYVGGTTDTVIQRVIEVFNALPQLPLWLALAAIFPPEWSSVAVFFAITVALSLLNWPALARVVRGKILALREEDYAIAARLLGVSHRRVLFKHLMPGFASHIIVTITLTIPVMILGETSLSFLGLGLRPPVVSWGVMLQDCLDVKAVRYYPWLLSPVAFIVLAVLAFNFFGDGVRDAADPHAEDA